GTTCGTCGAGTTTTACGTCGTCGGCGTCGGCGAGTTCCTCTTCGATGATCTCGTTGCACAGATCGATGCACTCATCGCAGATGTATACGCCTGGCCCCGCAATGAGCTTCTTGACTTGCTTTTGGCTCTTCCCGCAGAACGAGCACTTCAGCAGGTCACCGCCGTCTCCGATGCGCGCCATGGTGCTGGGGGCCTACTTCCTGTTCACCGTCGTGATCGTGCTATGTCGCGTGTACTGACCGACGCTACCCGCTTGCTCCATGGCGATGCGACCGATAGAGGTGAATCGCGTCAGTGATATTCGTGTTGTGCGCTGAGAACATATCGCCTCGGGTGGCCCTATGCTCGGCGGGCGCGCCGCCGTGTCGCGGCTGTTATGCGACTGAGAGGCCGACCGAGTTCGCCGGTCCCCCGCCGAACTGGGTCGGATGCGCCGCACTCGACGTTACCGTGCCGATCGACGCCCGTGGTTTCGCGACCGCCGTGAAGTAGGTTGCGCGGCAGCCGGTTAGGCGGTCGACGCGGAGAGCTTGCGGTACTCCAGGACGGTGTCGATGATCCCGTAGTCCTTCGCCTCTGGCGCGGTCAGGATCTTGTCCCGGTCGGTGTCCTTGCGAACTTGGCCCGGGTCCTTGTTGGTGTGGCGCGCCAGCGTCGTCTCCATCAGCGTGCGCATCCGCTCGATCTCGGCGGCCTGAATCTCCAGGTCGGAGAACTGCCCCTGGATCACGCCCGACAGCGACGGCTGGTGGATCAGCACTCGGGCGTTGGGCAGCGCCATCCGCTTGCCCGGCGTTCCGGCGGCCAGCAGCACCGCAGCGGCCGAGGCGGCCTGCCCCAGGCACACCGTCTGAATGTCGGCGCGCACGTACTGCATGGTGTCGTAGATCGCCATCAGCGAGGTGAAGCTGCCGCCGGGTGAGTTGATGTACATGGTGATGTCGCGGTCGGGATCCAACGACTCGAGGACCAGCAGCTGGGCCAT
This genomic stretch from Mycobacterium paraterrae harbors:
- the clpP2 gene encoding ATP-dependent CLP protease proteolytic subunit ClpP2, which encodes MNPEIQPQARYILPSFVEHSSWGVKESNPYNKLFEERIIFLGVQVDDASANDIMAQLLVLESLDPDRDITMYINSPGGSFTSLMAIYDTMQYVRADIQTVCLGQAASAAAVLLAAGTPGKRMALPNARVLIHQPSLSGVIQGQFSDLEIQAAEIERMRTLMETTLARHTNKDPGQVRKDTDRDKILTAPEAKDYGIIDTVLEYRKLSASTA